The following coding sequences are from one Rathayibacter sp. SW19 window:
- a CDS encoding AAA family ATPase has translation MTMTAEQAQWFAEIFDRLVGNVEQILLGKTHVIRLSFTALLSDGHLLLEDVPGTGKTSLARAIAESVGGTSNRVQFTPDLLPGDITGVNIYDQRSAAFEFHPGPVFANIVLADEINRASPKTQSALLEVMEEGQVTIDGIRHPVGAPFMVIATQNPIEQAGTYRLPEAQLDRFLLKTSIGYPDHSATVRILEGADLKAHERVLHSVVPGDTIVTMSKLARTVFVDPTINDYVSRLIDASRTASEVRLGGSVRAALALIRSAKTAAAADGRHYVVPDDVKTLAEPVLAHRLVLDAEAEFDGVTTERVVGQLLLETPPPSERNPM, from the coding sequence ATGACCATGACGGCCGAACAGGCGCAGTGGTTCGCGGAGATCTTCGATCGGCTCGTCGGCAATGTCGAACAGATTCTGCTTGGCAAGACACACGTCATCCGCCTGTCGTTCACGGCATTGCTGAGCGACGGACACCTCTTGCTGGAAGACGTTCCCGGCACCGGCAAGACCTCGCTCGCGCGCGCCATCGCCGAAAGCGTCGGCGGCACGAGCAATCGGGTGCAGTTCACCCCTGACCTGCTGCCTGGCGATATCACCGGCGTCAACATCTATGATCAGCGCAGCGCCGCGTTCGAGTTTCATCCGGGGCCAGTGTTCGCGAACATCGTGCTGGCCGACGAGATCAACAGGGCCAGTCCGAAGACCCAGTCTGCATTGCTGGAAGTAATGGAAGAGGGCCAAGTGACCATCGATGGTATCCGGCATCCTGTCGGCGCCCCGTTCATGGTGATCGCCACGCAGAATCCCATCGAACAGGCGGGCACCTACCGGTTGCCTGAAGCCCAGCTCGATCGCTTTCTGCTCAAGACTTCGATTGGCTATCCAGACCATTCCGCGACCGTGCGCATCCTCGAAGGTGCAGACCTGAAAGCGCACGAACGGGTGCTGCACAGCGTTGTACCCGGCGACACTATCGTGACAATGTCCAAACTGGCCCGCACCGTTTTCGTCGATCCGACTATCAACGACTACGTGTCGAGACTGATCGATGCGAGTCGTACGGCGAGCGAGGTTCGCCTCGGCGGCAGTGTTCGGGCTGCGCTCGCATTGATCCGGTCTGCGAAAACAGCGGCTGCAGCGGACGGCAGGCACTATGTGGTTCCCGACGACGTCAAAACGCTGGCAGAGCCCGTGCTTGCCCACCGCCTCGTGCTCGACGCCGAGGCGGAGTTTGACGGTGTCACCACGGAGAGAGTGGTCGGCCAACTCCTGCTGGAGACCCCGCCGCCGAGCGAACGGAACCCGATGTGA
- a CDS encoding DUF58 domain-containing protein gives MTDTGPRTALEVTNARTRIVGTRDGVLADALVAVVRLVHAAREVAAAAWVRLSRVVTPIGWAVLLVAICAFLAGYLLGWSEAVVLGWALIAVLACGVLAVLGNSTSEVRVSMPTSRVVVGETAAGDVMVRNRSHRRMRSGSIELPVGLGLAEFAIPALPRDGTFSEVFLVPTVRRGIVQIGPLRSARGDSFGLVRREIVWESTATLFVHPRTIAIPSMSTGFVRDLEGNPTRDLTADDIAFHALREYAPGDEPRTIHWRSSAKTGSLMVRQFEETRRSHLMVALSLATADYADDDEFELAVSVAGSLGVRAVRDGRTVSVVSSERTPDFAKHVVVAMRRFSTVSPTRLLDDLSGIELAGAQLRLPELARVAADSAAGVSVAFMVCGSACGPAQLRNASAHFPVGVEVVAVVCDPGGVPSFRRVGELSVLSVGYLEDLQKSLARSRAA, from the coding sequence GTGACGGATACCGGCCCTCGCACAGCTCTCGAGGTGACCAACGCTCGCACGCGGATCGTCGGCACCCGCGACGGCGTACTTGCGGATGCCCTCGTGGCCGTTGTGCGCCTCGTGCACGCGGCACGGGAGGTCGCCGCTGCGGCCTGGGTGCGCCTGAGCCGAGTCGTGACTCCAATCGGCTGGGCGGTGCTCCTGGTAGCAATCTGCGCCTTTCTAGCGGGTTATCTGCTCGGTTGGAGCGAGGCAGTTGTGCTCGGCTGGGCGCTGATTGCCGTGCTCGCCTGCGGTGTGCTCGCGGTGCTCGGCAACAGCACATCGGAGGTTCGCGTTTCGATGCCGACGAGCAGGGTCGTCGTCGGTGAGACCGCCGCCGGCGACGTCATGGTTCGCAATCGCTCACACCGGCGAATGCGCAGTGGCAGCATCGAGTTGCCGGTGGGTCTCGGCCTCGCCGAATTCGCCATCCCGGCTTTGCCGCGCGACGGAACGTTCAGCGAAGTTTTCCTGGTGCCGACGGTGCGCCGCGGCATTGTTCAGATCGGCCCTTTGCGCAGCGCTCGAGGGGACTCGTTCGGCCTGGTGCGACGCGAAATCGTATGGGAGAGCACCGCCACGTTATTCGTGCACCCCCGCACGATCGCGATTCCAAGCATGAGCACGGGATTCGTTCGCGACCTCGAAGGGAATCCGACCAGGGACCTGACAGCAGACGATATCGCCTTCCACGCATTGCGCGAGTACGCACCGGGCGATGAACCACGCACCATCCACTGGAGGAGCTCGGCGAAGACTGGCAGTTTGATGGTGCGCCAGTTCGAGGAGACACGGCGCAGCCATCTGATGGTCGCACTGAGCCTTGCAACGGCGGACTACGCGGACGATGACGAGTTCGAGCTCGCTGTCAGCGTGGCCGGATCGCTTGGCGTTCGAGCTGTGAGGGATGGGAGAACGGTTTCTGTCGTATCGAGTGAGCGCACCCCCGATTTCGCAAAGCACGTCGTGGTTGCGATGCGCCGGTTCAGCACAGTCAGCCCCACGCGCTTGCTCGATGACCTCTCCGGAATCGAATTGGCCGGCGCGCAGCTTCGGCTTCCCGAGCTGGCGCGGGTCGCCGCGGACAGCGCCGCCGGCGTATCCGTTGCATTCATGGTCTGCGGTTCCGCGTGCGGGCCGGCTCAGCTGCGCAACGCATCCGCTCATTTCCCGGTCGGTGTCGAGGTGGTGGCGGTCGTCTGCGACCCCGGCGGGGTGCCGAGCTTCAGGCGCGTCGGCGAACTGAGCGTGTTGAGCGTCGGCTACCTGGAGGATCTGCAGAAGAGCCTCGCGCGATCGAGGGCAGCGTGA